One Ricinus communis isolate WT05 ecotype wild-type chromosome 7, ASM1957865v1, whole genome shotgun sequence genomic region harbors:
- the LOC8269157 gene encoding leucine-rich repeat extensin-like protein 4, whose product MASFSLNPIPFRSLLILLILNLSCLFNNIAAKHGNSAHHRHHSHIHSSTSNPRLQQAYIAFRAWKRVIYSDPNNFTTNWVGPNVCNYTGVYCASARDDPNIKVVAGLDLNFANLAGFLPDELGLLTDLALIHLNSNRFCGIIPQTITNLTLLYELDLSNNRFVGGFPSVVLSLPMLNYLDIRYNEFEGPLPPELFQKKLDAIFVNNNMFSSVIPAFPSGSTATVVVIANNNFGGCLPPSIANLAETLEELLLININLTGCLPPEVGYLYKLRLLDVSHNKLVGPIPYSLAGLAHLERLNLAHNLMSGDVPEGVCILPNLSNFTFSYNFFCEEEGACMNLTSKGIAFDDRRNCLPEKPLQRSKKECDPVLEHPVDCYEQRCVAGSRSGGMFGGSAPFGPAIVPAASPLMPPSIAPSST is encoded by the coding sequence ATGGCTTCATTTTCGCTTAATCCTATTCCTTTTCGTTCCTTATTAATCCTCTTAATCTTGAACCTGTCTTGCTTGTTTAATAACATAGCTGCAAAACATGGCAACTCTGCTCATCATCGCCACCACTCTCACATTCATTCTTCCACTTCCAACCCAAGGCTTCAACAAGCTTATATCGCCTTTCGAGCATGGAAACGCGTAATCTACTCTGATCCTAACAACTTTACTACCAACTGGGTTGGTCCTAATGTATGCAACTATACTGGCGTTTATTGTGCATCTGCTCGTGACGACCCCAATATCAAAGTTGTTGCTGGACTAGACCTCAACTTTGCTAATTTAGCAGGTTTCCTTCCTGATGAATTAGGCCTCTTAACTGATCTAGCACTCATCCATTTAAACAGTAATCGCTTCTGCGGCATTATCCCACAAACTATAACCAACCTTACACTTCTTTATGAGCTTGATCTCAGTAACAACAGATTTGTTGGTGGTTTTCCTTCTGTTGTACTCTCCCTTCCTATGCTGAACTACCTTGATATTCGCTACAACGAGTTTGAAGGGCCATTGCCTCCTGAACTTTTCCAGAAGAAATTGGATGcaatatttgttaataataaCATGTTTTCTAGTGTGATTCCTGCTTTTCCAAGTGGAAGTACAGCTACTGTCGTGGTAATAGCTAACAACAACTTTGGAGGCTGCCTGCCACCAAGTATCGCCAACTTGGCAGAAACGTTAGAGGAGCTACTATTGATCAATATCAATTTGACAGGGTGTTTGCCACCAGAAGTCGGCTATCTCTATAAACTGAGGCTGTTGGATGTCAGCCATAACAAATTAGTTGGTCCTATACCTTATAGTCTTGCAGGATTAGCTCATTTGGAGAGGCTCAATTTAGCCCATAATCTCATGAGTGGAGATGTACCCGAGGGAGTTTGCATACTGCCAAATTTATCTAACTTCACGTTTTCTTACAACTTCTTCTGTGAGGAGGAAGGTGCATGCATGAACCTGACATCAAAAGGCATTGCCTTCGATGATCGTCGAAACTGTTTGCCAGAGAAGCCACTGCAAAGGAGTAAGAAAGAATGCGATCCAGTGCTGGAGCATCCCGTCGACTGCTATGAGCAACGTTGTGTTGCTGGTAGCAGAAGTGGCGGAATGTTTGGTGGTTCAGCTCCTTTTGGTCCTGCAATAGTGCCTGCTGCTTCTCCCCTGATGCCACCTTCTATTGCTCCCAGCTCTACGTAA
- the LOC8269156 gene encoding ADP,ATP carrier protein 1, mitochondrial, with translation MADGSWNPSVFQKINGQSSLISRISPNTHTANYSMTGLYGNGLQNHLHPALRGTSLAVASPLSPVFVQAPSEKGVSGFLIDFLMGGVSAAVSKTAAAPIERVKLLIQNQDEMIKAGRLSEPYKGITDCFGRTMKDEGVLSLWRGNTANVIRYFPTQALNFAFKDYFKRLFNFKKDKDGYWKWFAGNLASGGAAGASSLLFVYSLDYARTRLANDAKAAKKGGERQFNGLVDVYRKTIKSDGIAGLYRGFNISCVGIIVYRGLYFGMYDSLKPVVLVGDLQDSFLASFLLGWGITIGAGLASYPIDTVRRRMMMTSGEAVKYKSSLDAFSQIMKNEGAKSLFKGAGANILRAVAGAGVLAGYDKLQLIVFGKKYGSGGGG, from the exons ATGGCAGATGGATCCTGGAATCCATCCGTATTTCAGAAGATAAATGGGCAGTCCTCACTCATTTCTAGGATTTCGCCAAACACGCACACTGCAAATTATAGCATGACTGGTCTATATGGCAATGGTCTCCAAAACCATTTGCATCCCGCACTTCGCGGCACCAGTCTCGCAGTTGCGTCACCCCTCTCACCTGTATTTGTACAAGCGCCATCTGAGAAAGGTGTTAGTGGTTTTCTGATTGATTTCCTCATGGGAGGAGTCTCAGCTGCTGTCTCCAAGACTGCAGCTGCTCCAATTGAGCGAGTTAAACTCTTGATTCAAAATCAAGATGAGATGATCAAGGCTGGTCGACTAAGTGAACCATATAAGGGAATCACTGATTGCTTTGGCAGAACCATGAAAGATGAGGGTGTACTTTCTCTTTGGAGAGGAAATACTGCTAACGTTATCAGATATTTCCCCACACAG GCATTAAACTTTGCATTCAAAGATTATTTCAAGAGGTTATTTAACTTCAAGAAGGACAAAGATGGCTATTGGAAGTGGTTTGCTGGAAACCTGGCTTCTGGTGGAGCTGCTGGTGCTTCATCTCTTCTATTTGTTTACTCATTGGATTATGCCCGAACACGTTTGGCCAATGATGCAAAGGCTGCTAAAAAGGGTGGTGAGAGGCAGTTCAATGGTTTAGTTGATGTATACAGGAAAACCATCAAATCTGATGGTATAGCTGGACTCTATCGTGGTTTCAACATCTCTTGTGTTGGAATCATTGTCTATCGTGGGCTGTATTTTGGAATGTACGACTCTCTCAAGCCTGTGGTTCTGGTTGGTGATTTACAG GATAGTTTCTTGGCTAGTTTCTTGCTTGGATGGGGAATCACAATAGGTGCTGGTTTGGCCTCTTACCCAATTGATACAGTCCGTAGAAGGATGATGATGACCTCAGGAGAAGCTGTTAAATACAAGAGCTCTTTGGATGCATTTTCTCAGATCATGAAGAATGAAGGGGCTAAATCTCTCTTCAAGGGAGCTGGTGCAAACATCCTGCGTGCTGTGGCAGGTGCTGGTGTGCTCGCTGGTTATGACAAACTTCAGCTTATTGTCTTTGGCAAGAAATACGGATCTGGTGGTGGAGGCTAA
- the LOC8269155 gene encoding mitotic checkpoint serine/threonine-protein kinase BUB1 isoform X1: protein MYNISNDTVSVHDPLFPWLLSIKKALDNKSYGGDLNKLLLDCINTFKHNPQYRNDPRFLKIWLLYLEGNENSEIIFKEMEENNICSDYSLLYELYAGLLELKENWQQAHMVYQIGISRKAKPLESLKGAHASFLQRMCNRKKACSLQKVDGDESIDMGRNYVNPWSTSTTEELLKKINPHIRRYDGYHPYKKAYPGQVNLSSLGNASRNKIVKIGGKLYQIKGCAGQGGFAKVYKAYVNSNPDDVVALKIQTPPFPWEFYMYRQLDHRISNTQRSSFGFAHEMHVYSDYSILVCDYLHGTLHDVINSYVVIGKSMEEVLCIYYTIEMLYMLETLHGIGLIHGDFKPDNLLLRYSREDLNENEFEGRTGSWADQGLCLVDWGKGIDLHLFPDDIKFEGDCRTSGFRCIEMQEKKQWRFQVDTYGLCVVVHTMLHNSYMEIEKKATYDGGYVYLPKTSFRRYWNVDLWKELFTQLLNNSPQNDKQLLQNLRERFQDYLCSNSQLLKKLKDLLAKQRLSFCSA from the exons ATGTACAACATCTCCAACGACACCGTTTCTGTTCACGATCCTCTCTTCCCATGGCTACT GTCAATCAAGAAGGCGCTTGATAACAAATCATACGGTGGAGATTTGAACAAGCTTTTATTAGATTGTATTAATACTTTCAAGCACAATCCACAGTACCGTAACGATCCCAGATTTCTCAAGATTTGGCTCCTTTAT TTGGAAGGTAATGAAAATTCTGAGATTATTTTCAAAGAAATGGAAGAGAACAATATATGCTCTGACTATTCATTGCTGTATGAACTGTATGCGGGTTTGCTTGAACTAAAAGAGAATTGGCAGCAAGCACATATGGTTTATCAGATTGGCATTTCAAG GAAAGCCAAACCCCTTGAAAGTTTGAAGGGTGCACATGCTTCATTTCTCCAGAGAATGTGTAACAGGAAAAAAGCTTGTTCACTTCAAAAG GTTGATGGTGATGAATCCATTGACATGGGGAGAAATTATGTTAATCCATGGTCCACTTCCACCACAGAAGAGCTATTGAAGAAGATAAATCCGCACATCAGGAGATATGAC gGATACCATCCATATAAGAAAGCTTATCCCGGGCAAGTGAACTTGTCTTCTCTAGGAAATGCATCAAGGAATAAGATTGTTAAGATAg GTGGAAAGCTGTACCAAATCAAGGGTTGTGCTGGTCAAGGTGGTTTTGCTAAAGTCTATAAAGCATATGTCAACAGTAATCCTGATGATGTTGTTGCACTGAAG ATACAAACACCTCCTTTTCCTTGGGAATTTTACATGTATCGCCAACTTGATCACCGAATCTCAAACACACAA AGGTCAAGCTTCGGTTTCGCTCATGAAATGCATGTCTATTCTGATTATAGCATACTTGTCTGTGACTATCTCCATGGGACACTTCAT GATGTCATTAATTCTTACGTTGTCATTGGCAAGTCTATGGAGGAGGTCTTGTGCATCTATTACACCATAGAGATGCTCTACATGCTGGAGACTCTGCATGGTATTGGCTTAATTCATGGTGATTTCAAGCCCGATAATCTGCTTCTTCGTTATTCTAG GGAAGACCTTAATGAAAATGAGTTTGAGGGGCGAACTGGCTCTTGGGCTGATCAG GGCCTATGCCTTGTTGACTGGGGGAAGGGAATAGACCTGCATCTCTTTCCTGATGACATCAAATTTGAGGGGGATTGCCGGACTTCTGGCTTTCGCTGTATTGaaatgcaagaaaagaaacaatgGAGATTTCAG GTGGACACATACGGCCTTTGCGTCGTTGTGCATACAATGTTGCATAATTCATATATGGAGATCGAAAAGAAAGCAACATATGATGGTGGCTATGTTTATCTACCAAAAACTTCTTTTAGACG ATATTGGAATGTGGATTTATGGAAGGAGCTCTTTACACAGCTGCTTAACAATAGCCCACAAAATGACAAGCAGTTATTACAGAACTTGAGGGAGCGCTTCCAAGATTACTTGTGTTCTAATAGTCAACTGttaaagaaactaaaagaCCTGCTGGCAAAGCAAAggctttctttttgttctgcCTAG
- the LOC8269155 gene encoding mitotic checkpoint serine/threonine-protein kinase BUB1 isoform X2, whose product MKTKSIKKALDNKSYGGDLNKLLLDCINTFKHNPQYRNDPRFLKIWLLYLEGNENSEIIFKEMEENNICSDYSLLYELYAGLLELKENWQQAHMVYQIGISRKAKPLESLKGAHASFLQRMCNRKKACSLQKVDGDESIDMGRNYVNPWSTSTTEELLKKINPHIRRYDGYHPYKKAYPGQVNLSSLGNASRNKIVKIGGKLYQIKGCAGQGGFAKVYKAYVNSNPDDVVALKIQTPPFPWEFYMYRQLDHRISNTQRSSFGFAHEMHVYSDYSILVCDYLHGTLHDVINSYVVIGKSMEEVLCIYYTIEMLYMLETLHGIGLIHGDFKPDNLLLRYSREDLNENEFEGRTGSWADQGLCLVDWGKGIDLHLFPDDIKFEGDCRTSGFRCIEMQEKKQWRFQVDTYGLCVVVHTMLHNSYMEIEKKATYDGGYVYLPKTSFRRYWNVDLWKELFTQLLNNSPQNDKQLLQNLRERFQDYLCSNSQLLKKLKDLLAKQRLSFCSA is encoded by the exons ATGAAAACCAA GTCAATCAAGAAGGCGCTTGATAACAAATCATACGGTGGAGATTTGAACAAGCTTTTATTAGATTGTATTAATACTTTCAAGCACAATCCACAGTACCGTAACGATCCCAGATTTCTCAAGATTTGGCTCCTTTAT TTGGAAGGTAATGAAAATTCTGAGATTATTTTCAAAGAAATGGAAGAGAACAATATATGCTCTGACTATTCATTGCTGTATGAACTGTATGCGGGTTTGCTTGAACTAAAAGAGAATTGGCAGCAAGCACATATGGTTTATCAGATTGGCATTTCAAG GAAAGCCAAACCCCTTGAAAGTTTGAAGGGTGCACATGCTTCATTTCTCCAGAGAATGTGTAACAGGAAAAAAGCTTGTTCACTTCAAAAG GTTGATGGTGATGAATCCATTGACATGGGGAGAAATTATGTTAATCCATGGTCCACTTCCACCACAGAAGAGCTATTGAAGAAGATAAATCCGCACATCAGGAGATATGAC gGATACCATCCATATAAGAAAGCTTATCCCGGGCAAGTGAACTTGTCTTCTCTAGGAAATGCATCAAGGAATAAGATTGTTAAGATAg GTGGAAAGCTGTACCAAATCAAGGGTTGTGCTGGTCAAGGTGGTTTTGCTAAAGTCTATAAAGCATATGTCAACAGTAATCCTGATGATGTTGTTGCACTGAAG ATACAAACACCTCCTTTTCCTTGGGAATTTTACATGTATCGCCAACTTGATCACCGAATCTCAAACACACAA AGGTCAAGCTTCGGTTTCGCTCATGAAATGCATGTCTATTCTGATTATAGCATACTTGTCTGTGACTATCTCCATGGGACACTTCAT GATGTCATTAATTCTTACGTTGTCATTGGCAAGTCTATGGAGGAGGTCTTGTGCATCTATTACACCATAGAGATGCTCTACATGCTGGAGACTCTGCATGGTATTGGCTTAATTCATGGTGATTTCAAGCCCGATAATCTGCTTCTTCGTTATTCTAG GGAAGACCTTAATGAAAATGAGTTTGAGGGGCGAACTGGCTCTTGGGCTGATCAG GGCCTATGCCTTGTTGACTGGGGGAAGGGAATAGACCTGCATCTCTTTCCTGATGACATCAAATTTGAGGGGGATTGCCGGACTTCTGGCTTTCGCTGTATTGaaatgcaagaaaagaaacaatgGAGATTTCAG GTGGACACATACGGCCTTTGCGTCGTTGTGCATACAATGTTGCATAATTCATATATGGAGATCGAAAAGAAAGCAACATATGATGGTGGCTATGTTTATCTACCAAAAACTTCTTTTAGACG ATATTGGAATGTGGATTTATGGAAGGAGCTCTTTACACAGCTGCTTAACAATAGCCCACAAAATGACAAGCAGTTATTACAGAACTTGAGGGAGCGCTTCCAAGATTACTTGTGTTCTAATAGTCAACTGttaaagaaactaaaagaCCTGCTGGCAAAGCAAAggctttctttttgttctgcCTAG
- the LOC8269155 gene encoding mitotic checkpoint serine/threonine-protein kinase BUB1 isoform X3, with protein MYNISNDTVSVHDPLFPWLLSIKKALDNKSYGGDLNKLLLDCINTFKHNPQYRNDPRFLKIWLLYLEENWQQAHMVYQIGISRKAKPLESLKGAHASFLQRMCNRKKACSLQKVDGDESIDMGRNYVNPWSTSTTEELLKKINPHIRRYDGYHPYKKAYPGQVNLSSLGNASRNKIVKIGGKLYQIKGCAGQGGFAKVYKAYVNSNPDDVVALKIQTPPFPWEFYMYRQLDHRISNTQRSSFGFAHEMHVYSDYSILVCDYLHGTLHDVINSYVVIGKSMEEVLCIYYTIEMLYMLETLHGIGLIHGDFKPDNLLLRYSREDLNENEFEGRTGSWADQGLCLVDWGKGIDLHLFPDDIKFEGDCRTSGFRCIEMQEKKQWRFQVDTYGLCVVVHTMLHNSYMEIEKKATYDGGYVYLPKTSFRRYWNVDLWKELFTQLLNNSPQNDKQLLQNLRERFQDYLCSNSQLLKKLKDLLAKQRLSFCSA; from the exons ATGTACAACATCTCCAACGACACCGTTTCTGTTCACGATCCTCTCTTCCCATGGCTACT GTCAATCAAGAAGGCGCTTGATAACAAATCATACGGTGGAGATTTGAACAAGCTTTTATTAGATTGTATTAATACTTTCAAGCACAATCCACAGTACCGTAACGATCCCAGATTTCTCAAGATTTGGCTCCTTTAT TTGGAAG AGAATTGGCAGCAAGCACATATGGTTTATCAGATTGGCATTTCAAG GAAAGCCAAACCCCTTGAAAGTTTGAAGGGTGCACATGCTTCATTTCTCCAGAGAATGTGTAACAGGAAAAAAGCTTGTTCACTTCAAAAG GTTGATGGTGATGAATCCATTGACATGGGGAGAAATTATGTTAATCCATGGTCCACTTCCACCACAGAAGAGCTATTGAAGAAGATAAATCCGCACATCAGGAGATATGAC gGATACCATCCATATAAGAAAGCTTATCCCGGGCAAGTGAACTTGTCTTCTCTAGGAAATGCATCAAGGAATAAGATTGTTAAGATAg GTGGAAAGCTGTACCAAATCAAGGGTTGTGCTGGTCAAGGTGGTTTTGCTAAAGTCTATAAAGCATATGTCAACAGTAATCCTGATGATGTTGTTGCACTGAAG ATACAAACACCTCCTTTTCCTTGGGAATTTTACATGTATCGCCAACTTGATCACCGAATCTCAAACACACAA AGGTCAAGCTTCGGTTTCGCTCATGAAATGCATGTCTATTCTGATTATAGCATACTTGTCTGTGACTATCTCCATGGGACACTTCAT GATGTCATTAATTCTTACGTTGTCATTGGCAAGTCTATGGAGGAGGTCTTGTGCATCTATTACACCATAGAGATGCTCTACATGCTGGAGACTCTGCATGGTATTGGCTTAATTCATGGTGATTTCAAGCCCGATAATCTGCTTCTTCGTTATTCTAG GGAAGACCTTAATGAAAATGAGTTTGAGGGGCGAACTGGCTCTTGGGCTGATCAG GGCCTATGCCTTGTTGACTGGGGGAAGGGAATAGACCTGCATCTCTTTCCTGATGACATCAAATTTGAGGGGGATTGCCGGACTTCTGGCTTTCGCTGTATTGaaatgcaagaaaagaaacaatgGAGATTTCAG GTGGACACATACGGCCTTTGCGTCGTTGTGCATACAATGTTGCATAATTCATATATGGAGATCGAAAAGAAAGCAACATATGATGGTGGCTATGTTTATCTACCAAAAACTTCTTTTAGACG ATATTGGAATGTGGATTTATGGAAGGAGCTCTTTACACAGCTGCTTAACAATAGCCCACAAAATGACAAGCAGTTATTACAGAACTTGAGGGAGCGCTTCCAAGATTACTTGTGTTCTAATAGTCAACTGttaaagaaactaaaagaCCTGCTGGCAAAGCAAAggctttctttttgttctgcCTAG
- the LOC8269153 gene encoding LOW QUALITY PROTEIN: disease resistance protein Roq1-like (The sequence of the model RefSeq protein was modified relative to this genomic sequence to represent the inferred CDS: inserted 1 base in 1 codon) encodes MRRRRRSFMGEDTRKKFTSHLYKELCQKGIITFKDDRELPKGEPFPTELPKAIQDSRILVVVFSENYATSTWCLDELVKILECKKAGRQTVLPIFYDVIPDEVREQDGKFGEPFIEYEILYKDNIEKVQQWRVASTEIANLSGWHLHDREEADFIQDIVESILNQLRRSSQSIANDFVGMDSRLEKLILLLDMGQLSEVRIIGICGMGGIGKTTIASVVYKEMYCQFKGSSFLADVRSESSNRFGLLSLQKQLLSATLMKKDIEVYDVYKGTEEIRNRLCRKKAFIILDDVNQLEQLEFLIGKRDEHWFGAGSRIIITTREEKLLNQYGVDEIYRVEELNDREAFQLFCSKAFKNSCXSPEYVELSEKVVEYAGGLPLALDILGSSLYGKSVREWISTLDKLKEIPDEKILNKLKISYDGLDEASQKVFLDIACFFKGKNKDYVTKVLESCGLFPDRGIRELIDKSLITISCGDVRMHDLVQEMGREIVCRESREEPGQRSRIWRYQDVYDIQMKDMETSQVKAIVLQSWVEEEEHLSAKVFSKLRKLRLLILGTLTFHQDIEYLSNELRYLEWLEFPFKSMPSNFQPDKLVELHMQYSSMEQLWKKAIGPMKLLKIIDLSFSENLIRTPDFREVPNLEELILERCVKLQEVHQSIGVLKRLVSLNLKNCKSLTSLPSSINDLKSLRILILRGCSKLERLPNRLEDMTCLEKVDAAGIGTTQSKLSLAKVWNSTLPFWLMPSHPMTEVLRSLSALPILKKLDLSYCNLPEGAIPDELGCFPCLNFLNLSGNDFETIPSSINQLSRITHLKIANCQRLKSLPDLPSSIERLDVDNCISLENLPNVSEKHNMKNFTVQFSNCYKLNNSQGSTRVALAWVKSYLLSFLEIRRLLKIEESCQSQEEFERICFQRGIHPTRLSFFLPHFYMYFPGHDIPEWFNYQSEQNPFRIELPRHSKWSNIAGFVMCALFSAVHSPVCKFTVKSKRKHLWSTSYSLRVGQTRVFFVSNHLCLFFVPNSDVDSGSPTEVLLTHRDIKKCGMRILYEQEIEELIQYNKPLEDLALCQNFHDDSSDNGSSEAESSGDEEEGGQFCLPWSEFNV; translated from the exons atgaggaggaggaggagaag TTTCATGGGTGAAGATACTCGAAAAAAGTTTACTAGCCATCTTTACAAGGAGTTGTGTCAAAAAGGAATCATAACCTTCAAGGATGACAGAGAACTACCAAAAGGGGAGCCATTTCCGACAGAACTACCTAAAGCAATACAAGACTCGAGAATCTTGGTAGTTGTTTTTTCAGAAAACTATGCTACTTCAACATGGTGCTTGGATGAACTTGTGAAAATTCTTGAATGCAAGAAAGCTGGTAGGCAGACTGTCTTGCCTATCTTTTATGATGTAATTCCTGATGAAGTGCGAGAACAGGATGGCAAATTTGGAGAACCCTTCATTGAATATGAAATACTGTACAAAGATAACATTGAGAAGGTTCAGCAATGGAGAGTTGCATCAACAGAAATTGCCAATCTCTCTGGATGGCATCTACATGACAG GGAAGAGGCCGATTTCATTCAAGACATTGTAGAATCCATACTTAACCAATTGAGAAGATCAAGTCAAAGCATAGCCAACGATTTTGTGGGGATGGATTCTAGGCTGGAGAAATTGATTTTGCTTTTAGATATGGGGCAGTTGAGTGAAGTTAGAATCATAGGAATATGTGGGATGGGCGGTATAGGTAAGACAACTATTGCAAGTGTGGTTTACAAAGAAATGTATTGTCAATTCAAAGGTAGTAGCTTTCTTGCAGATGTCAGATCAGAGTCTTCTAACAGATTTGGCTTACTTTCCTTACAAAAACAACTCCTATCTGCAACCTTGATGAAAAAAGACATAGAAGTGTATGATGTCTATAAAGGAAcagaagaaataagaaatagaCTATGTCGTAAAAAGGCTTTTATCATTCTTGATGATGTTAATCAGTTAGAGCAATTAGAATTCTTAATTGGGAAAAGGGATGAACACTGGTTTGGTGCCGGAAGTAGAATCATCATAACAACACGAGAAGAAAAATTGTTGAATCAATATGGAGTAGATGAGATATATAGAGTTGAGGAGTTAAATGATAGGGAAGCCTTTCAGCTCTTCTGTTCAAAAGCCTTCAAGAATAGTT ACTCACCTGAATATGTGGAGCTTTCTGAAAAGGTTGTAGAATATGCAGGTGGCCTCCCTTTAGCTCTCGATATTCTAGGTTCCTCTCTGTATGGTAAATCTGTAAGGGAATGGATTAGCACATTggataaattgaaagaaattccTGATGAAAAGATTCTAAATAAGCTTAAAATAAGTTATGATGGACTTGATGAAGCATCGCAAAAAGTATTCTTAGATATTGCATGTTTCTTTAAAGGAAAGAATAAAGATTACGTCACGAAAGTACTAGAAAGCTGCGGACTTTTCCCGGATAGAGGAATACGAGAGCTTATTGACAAATCTCTCATAACAATTTCATGTGGAGATGTGAGGATGCACGATTTAGTTCAAGAAATGGGTCGAGAAATTGTTTGTCGAGAATCTCGGGAAGAGCCAGGACAACGAAGTCGGATATGGCGTTATCAGGATGTCTATGACATCCAAATGAAGGATATG GAAACAAGCCAAGTTAAAGCCATAGTCTTGCAGTCTTGGGTAGAAGAAGAGGAACACCTAAGTGCAAAAGTCTTCTCAAAGTTGAGAAAGCTAAGATTGCTTATACTTGGAACGTTAACTTTCCATCAGGACATTGAATATCTTTCTAATGAATTAAGATATTTGGAATGGCTtgaatttccttttaaatCTATGCCATCAAATTTTCAACCAGATAAACTTGTAGAACTACATATGCAATATAGCAGTATGGAACAACTGTGGAAGAAAGCAATAGGG CCCATGAAGTTGCTGAAGATTATTGATCTTAGTTTCTCAGAGAATTTAATCAGGACCCCAGATTTCAGAGAGGTTCCAAATCTTGAAGAGTTGATTCTTGAAAGATGTGTAAAGCTGCAAGAAGTTCACCAATCTATTGGTGTTCTAAAAAGACTTGTTTCTTTAAACCTGAAGAACTGCAAAAGCCTTACCTCCCTGCCAAGCAGCATTAATGATTTAAAGTCTCTCAGGATTCTtatcttacgtggttgttcgAAGCTCGAGAGACTTCCGAACAGGTTGGAGGATATGACATGTTTGGAGAAAGTTGATGCAGCTGGAATTGGTACAACACAGTCAAAGCTATCATTAGCAAAAGTATGGAACTCTACACTTCCATTCTGGTTAATGCCTTCACATCCTATGACTGAAGTGTTGCGGTCTCTGTCAGCTCTACCCATTCTGAAAAAATTGGATCTGAGTTACTGTAATCTTCCAGAAGGAGCAATTCCTGATGAGCTTGGCTGCTTCCCGTGTTTGAATTTCCTAAATCTAAGCGGAAATGATTTTGAAACCATACCTTCGAGCATCAATCAACTTTCTAGAATTACACATCTTAAGATCGCAAACTGCCAGAGACTCAAGTCCttaccggatcttccgtcgaGTATTGAACGCCTAGATGTGGACAACTGCATTTCACTGGAAAATCTTCCAAATGTGTCCGAAAAACACAATATGAAGAATTTTACTGTTCAATTTTCAAATTGCTACAAATTAAATAACAGTCAAGGATCAACCCGTGTAGCATTAGCATGGGTGAAAAGCTATCTTCTTTCGTTTCTAGAAATTCGAAGGCTATTAAAGATTGAAGAGAGTTGCCAAAGTCAGGAGGAGTTTGAAAGAATTTGCTTTCAG AGAGGCATTCATCCAACTAGACTTTCATTTTTTCTCCCTCATTTCTACATGTACTTCCCTGGACATGACATACCTGAGTGGTTCAACTACCAGAGTGAGCAGAATCCATTCAGGATAGAGTTACCTCGGCACTCAAAATGGTCTAATATTGCTGGTTTTGTTATGTGCGCTCTCTTTTCTGCTGTTCATAGCCCAGTTTGTAAATTTACCGTCAAAAGCAAACGTAAGCACCTCTGGAGCACCTCCTACAGCCTGAGAGTCGGGCAAACTAGAGTATTCTTTGTATCGAATCACCTTTGCCTCTTCTTTGTTCCTAATAGTGACGTAGATTCCGGCAGTCCAACTGAGGTGTTGCTTACTCACCGAGACATCAAGAAGTGTGGGATGCGCATTCTATACGAGCAAGAAATTGAAGAGCTAATCCAATACAACAAACCTTTAGAAGATTTGGCTCTCTGTCAAAACTTTCATGATGATAGTTCCGACAATGGAAGTTCAGAGGCAGAATCAAGTGGAGATGAAGAGGAAGGTGGTCAATTTTGTTTACCTTGGTCTGAATTCAATGTGTAA